The following are encoded together in the Bacillus cereus group sp. RP43 genome:
- a CDS encoding YcdB/YcdC domain-containing protein — protein sequence MMNPKDKERKEQVAHIIEIPDEYRLVVDDQEGVDDPLHVLWWEHKEDEEKTIEVLLNRHTGELIELKIEDDGYFSINNETLDNNKAKKIANAFIKEYTKEGLEFYTYVTVKDDWRGWKEINYMQEVNGYPLPDTGCVVRVHSSGNVVNFRYNGGENIQKKPLWPIEIVDESTVLDNLKARQDIRLVFADLTYSSCEYKSGEEVKGYHLVYEPEPSHAFIDASTGKDLFEPGHYKLAPTVPVEKTVKSTRKKDVFDLLDWDVEKFIKVDEKEDEYEVRMKFVLKEEAQKEIEEKDPYSMDEFYKKHFPMLQHDKFVVITVDKKTNQLIACLMWTNEKDRKSILSREQCLEKALQFLEEIIPNATKYVQLWDDYEVEEGIERFSFSIHVNDICVAGKYIMININTENGAVMHYSGESSNFIKELLTYETTPKVTKEKALEIYKEAIRVKLEWYIDNDAEETVYQLLYKQTTDENYKEPFECSREIRYIDAHTGEKIWSK from the coding sequence ATGATGAATCCAAAAGATAAAGAAAGAAAAGAGCAAGTGGCTCATATTATTGAAATTCCAGATGAATATAGGCTTGTTGTAGATGATCAAGAAGGAGTGGATGATCCGCTTCATGTACTATGGTGGGAGCATAAAGAGGATGAGGAGAAAACGATAGAGGTTTTGTTAAATAGACATACAGGGGAGTTAATTGAATTAAAGATAGAAGATGATGGGTATTTTTCAATTAATAATGAAACGCTGGATAATAACAAGGCGAAAAAAATTGCAAATGCATTTATAAAAGAATATACAAAAGAAGGATTAGAGTTTTATACATATGTAACTGTTAAGGACGACTGGCGTGGTTGGAAAGAAATAAATTATATGCAGGAAGTGAATGGATATCCATTGCCGGATACAGGATGTGTTGTGCGAGTTCATTCTTCAGGTAATGTTGTGAATTTCCGTTATAACGGAGGGGAAAATATACAGAAAAAACCGTTATGGCCAATTGAAATTGTTGATGAGAGCACAGTTTTAGATAACCTCAAGGCTAGACAAGATATAAGACTTGTATTTGCGGATTTAACGTACTCCTCATGTGAATATAAAAGTGGAGAAGAAGTAAAAGGGTACCATCTTGTGTATGAGCCAGAACCTAGTCATGCGTTTATTGATGCAAGTACAGGTAAAGATTTGTTTGAACCAGGACACTATAAATTAGCTCCTACAGTACCTGTTGAAAAAACGGTAAAAAGTACCCGAAAAAAAGATGTCTTCGATTTATTAGATTGGGACGTAGAAAAGTTTATAAAAGTAGATGAAAAAGAAGATGAGTATGAAGTCCGAATGAAATTTGTATTGAAAGAAGAAGCGCAAAAAGAAATAGAAGAGAAGGATCCATATTCAATGGATGAGTTCTATAAAAAGCATTTTCCTATGTTACAGCATGATAAATTCGTTGTAATTACTGTAGATAAAAAAACAAATCAATTGATCGCCTGTTTAATGTGGACGAATGAGAAAGACAGGAAATCAATATTATCAAGAGAGCAATGTTTAGAAAAAGCACTTCAATTTTTAGAAGAAATTATTCCAAATGCAACAAAGTATGTTCAGCTTTGGGATGATTATGAAGTGGAAGAGGGAATAGAGAGATTTTCCTTTTCGATACATGTAAATGACATTTGTGTAGCGGGAAAATATATCATGATCAACATCAATACAGAAAATGGTGCTGTGATGCACTACTCAGGAGAATCTAGCAACTTTATAAAAGAATTGCTCACATATGAAACAACACCAAAAGTAACAAAAGAAAAAGCGTTAGAAATATACAAAGAAGCCATCCGAGTTAAATTAGAATGGTATATAGATAATGATGCAGAGGAAACGGTATATCAATTACTGTATAAACAAACGACGGATGAAAATTATAAAGAGCCTTTCGAGTGTAGTCGAGAAATTCGTTATATTGATGCCCACACTGGGGAAAAGATTTGGAGTAAATAA
- the sigK gene encoding RNA polymerase sporulation sigma factor SigK yields MSLFAAIGYMVREVFVFVSYVKNNAFPQPLSSDDERKYLELMEQGDAQARNLLIEHNLRLVAHIVKKFENTGEDAEDLISIGTIGLIKAIESYSAGKGTKLATYAARCIENEILMHLRVLKKTKKDVSLHDPIGQDKEGNEISLIDILKSESEDVIDMIQLSMELEKIKEYIDILDEREKEVIVKRFGLGLDKEKTQREIAKALGISRSYVSRIEKRALMKMFHEFVRAEKEKKAKE; encoded by the coding sequence TTGAGTCTATTCGCCGCAATTGGATATATGGTTCGAGAAGTGTTTGTATTTGTTTCTTATGTGAAGAACAATGCGTTCCCGCAGCCGTTATCATCAGATGATGAGAGAAAGTACTTAGAGTTAATGGAGCAAGGTGATGCTCAAGCGAGAAATCTTTTAATTGAACATAATTTACGGCTTGTAGCTCATATTGTTAAGAAATTCGAAAACACCGGTGAAGATGCAGAAGATTTAATTTCAATTGGTACCATCGGGCTTATTAAAGCGATTGAAAGCTATTCAGCAGGGAAAGGAACTAAGCTTGCAACGTATGCAGCGCGCTGTATCGAAAATGAAATTTTGATGCATTTACGTGTGCTGAAGAAAACGAAAAAAGACGTTTCACTTCATGATCCAATCGGGCAAGATAAAGAGGGTAATGAAATATCGCTTATTGATATATTAAAATCAGAATCTGAAGATGTAATTGATATGATTCAGCTTAGTATGGAGTTAGAAAAAATTAAAGAATATATCGATATTTTAGACGAACGGGAGAAAGAAGTAATTGTGAAGCGTTTTGGACTTGGGCTTGATAAAGAGAAAACACAGAGGGAGATTGCGAAGGCACTCGGTATTTCAAGAAGCTACGTATCGCGAATTGAAAAGCGTGCTTTAATGAAAATGTTCCACGAATTTGTGCGGGCTGAGAAAGAGAAAAAAGCAAAAGAATAA
- a CDS encoding phosphatidylserine decarboxylase: MRRTLYRLMIELTNGRFTSYILRKFAQSRLSSIIIPSYAKVFQINQDEMEKGLKEYGTLHDLFTRRLKEGKRSIDTDASSIVSPVDGVFADQGPIEDTKTFDIKGKRYSIVDMLGNEERAKRYAGGTYMVIYLSPSHYHRIHSPLSGSVTERFVLGRKSYPVNAAGMEYGKEPLSKNYRSVTEVNSDGEHMALVKVGAMFVNSIELLHERSTVQKGEEMAYFTFGSTVVLLFEKDMIEAVQELTSGQELRLGEKIATRVSHK, translated from the coding sequence TTGCGACGGACATTATATCGACTTATGATCGAACTTACAAATGGTCGTTTTACTTCTTATATATTACGTAAATTTGCACAATCTCGTTTGAGCTCTATCATTATTCCATCGTACGCGAAAGTTTTTCAAATTAATCAAGATGAGATGGAAAAGGGTTTGAAGGAATATGGAACATTGCATGATTTATTTACACGTAGGCTAAAAGAAGGAAAGCGTAGTATTGATACTGATGCATCGAGTATCGTTAGTCCTGTTGATGGTGTTTTTGCTGATCAAGGTCCTATTGAGGATACAAAAACATTCGATATAAAAGGAAAGCGTTATTCAATTGTGGATATGCTAGGTAATGAAGAGCGTGCAAAGCGATATGCAGGCGGTACATATATGGTAATTTATTTGAGCCCAAGTCATTATCATCGTATTCATAGCCCGCTTTCTGGCTCTGTGACTGAAAGATTTGTACTCGGTAGAAAATCATATCCGGTAAATGCAGCGGGTATGGAGTATGGGAAAGAACCATTGTCAAAAAATTATCGCTCTGTTACAGAAGTAAATAGTGACGGCGAACATATGGCACTTGTAAAAGTAGGTGCTATGTTTGTTAATAGTATCGAGCTCCTTCATGAAAGAAGTACTGTTCAAAAAGGTGAAGAGATGGCATACTTTACATTTGGCTCAACAGTTGTTTTATTATTTGAAAAAGATATGATTGAAGCAGTGCAGGAATTGACAAGTGGGCAAGAGTTGCGTCTTGGTGAAAAAATTGCAACCCGAGTATCTCATAAGTAA
- a CDS encoding sporulation histidine kinase inhibitor Sda yields MKTKHMEQLSTDLLTESYYKAKELKLNPDFILLIKQEIIRRSLEDKLVKSS; encoded by the coding sequence TTGAAAACAAAACATATGGAACAGTTATCTACTGATTTACTCACTGAGTCTTATTATAAAGCAAAAGAACTAAAATTAAATCCCGACTTCATTTTACTTATAAAACAAGAAATTATTAGACGCTCGTTAGAGGACAAGCTCGTCAAATCTTCTTGA
- a CDS encoding YqeG family HAD IIIA-type phosphatase has product MKLFLPNEYVKNVYHVQAEDLKKRGIKGVITDLDNTLIEWDRPNATPQLEEWFLKMKANDIQVTVVSNNNEQRVKDFADPLGIPFIHSARKPFVRAFKRAIHEMHLQPDEVVVIGDQLLTDVLGGNRVGLHTILVVPVAQTDGLVTRFNRKIERRIMKNMKKKGLINWEE; this is encoded by the coding sequence TTGAAGTTATTTTTACCAAATGAATATGTGAAAAATGTATATCATGTTCAAGCAGAAGATTTGAAAAAACGTGGAATTAAAGGAGTTATCACTGATTTAGATAACACTTTAATTGAATGGGATCGTCCAAACGCAACACCACAGCTTGAAGAGTGGTTTTTGAAAATGAAAGCAAATGATATTCAAGTAACGGTCGTTTCAAATAATAACGAGCAACGCGTTAAAGACTTCGCTGATCCATTAGGTATTCCGTTTATTCATAGTGCACGCAAACCGTTTGTTCGCGCATTTAAGCGTGCGATACACGAGATGCATCTGCAACCAGATGAAGTTGTAGTAATTGGAGATCAGTTACTAACGGATGTGCTCGGTGGGAATCGTGTGGGACTTCATACAATTTTAGTTGTACCGGTAGCGCAAACGGACGGATTGGTGACACGCTTTAATCGAAAAATTGAACGAAGAATTATGAAAAACATGAAGAAAAAAGGCTTAATTAACTGGGAGGAATAA
- the yqeH gene encoding ribosome biogenesis GTPase YqeH yields the protein MTETIKCIGCGVEIQTENKNEVGYAPASSLEKEQVICQRCFRLKHYNEIQDVSLTDDDFLRILNGIGQSDALVVKIVDIFDFNGSWLPGLHRFVGNNKVLLVGNKADLIPKSVKHDKVKHWMRYSAKQLGLKPEDVFLISAAKGQGITELADAIEYYREGKDVYVVGCTNVGKSTFINRMIKEFSDETENVITTSHFPGTTLDLIDIPLDETSSLYDTPGIINHHQMAHYVGKQSLKLITPTTEVKPMVFQLNEEQTLFFGGLARFDYVSGGRRAFTCHFSNRLTIHRTKLEKADELYERHAGELLNPPTPEELENMPEFVKYEFNIREPKTDVVFSGLGWVTVNESGAKIVAHVPKGVSVSLRKSLI from the coding sequence TTGACTGAAACAATTAAATGTATTGGTTGCGGTGTAGAAATTCAAACAGAAAATAAAAATGAAGTAGGATACGCTCCTGCATCATCTTTAGAAAAAGAACAAGTAATTTGCCAACGTTGTTTTCGTTTGAAACATTATAACGAAATTCAAGATGTATCTTTAACAGATGATGATTTCCTTCGTATTTTGAACGGAATTGGACAATCAGACGCACTAGTGGTTAAAATCGTAGATATTTTCGATTTCAATGGTAGCTGGTTACCAGGCTTACATCGTTTTGTAGGGAACAATAAAGTATTACTTGTAGGGAATAAGGCTGACTTAATTCCAAAGTCAGTTAAGCATGATAAAGTAAAACATTGGATGCGCTATAGTGCAAAGCAACTTGGTTTAAAACCAGAAGATGTCTTTTTGATTAGTGCAGCTAAAGGACAAGGAATTACTGAACTTGCTGATGCAATTGAGTATTACCGCGAAGGTAAAGATGTTTATGTTGTTGGATGTACGAATGTTGGTAAATCAACATTTATTAATCGTATGATTAAAGAGTTTAGTGATGAGACTGAGAATGTAATTACAACATCACATTTCCCAGGAACAACGCTTGATTTAATTGATATCCCATTAGACGAAACGTCATCTTTATACGATACACCAGGTATTATTAATCATCATCAAATGGCGCATTATGTTGGGAAACAAAGCTTAAAGCTTATTACACCAACTACAGAAGTTAAGCCAATGGTATTCCAATTAAATGAAGAACAAACATTATTCTTTGGTGGATTAGCACGATTTGATTATGTAAGTGGAGGCCGTCGTGCATTTACTTGTCATTTCTCAAACCGTTTAACAATCCATCGTACAAAGCTTGAAAAGGCTGATGAATTGTACGAAAGACACGCTGGAGAATTATTGAATCCACCGACACCAGAAGAATTAGAAAATATGCCTGAGTTTGTGAAATATGAATTTAATATTCGTGAGCCAAAAACGGATGTTGTATTCTCTGGATTGGGCTGGGTTACTGTAAATGAATCAGGAGCGAAAATTGTTGCTCATGTACCAAAGGGAGTAAGTGTTTCATTACGTAAATCTTTAATTTAA
- the aroE gene encoding shikimate dehydrogenase, protein MKQLYGVIGNPIGHSLSPVMHNDAFEHLNMDAHYHAFLVEEEALGEAVKGLKALGISGFNVTTPHKVAIMEYLDEVAPLAKQIGAVNTVVHRDGKLIGYNTDGIGFVRALQSISEDPLQEKRILLIGAGGASRAIYFSLADVGVKEIDIANRTRDKAKNLIAGCMANVNSHALSLECAAENQGEYDIIIQTTTIGMHPHVEYTPLEIRSLKQGTIVSDIIYNPFETKILGDAKEQGAIIQNGIDMFVYQGALAFEMWTGCVPNIDRMKQLVMRELGG, encoded by the coding sequence ATGAAACAATTATATGGTGTAATCGGAAATCCAATTGGACATTCATTATCACCCGTTATGCATAACGATGCATTTGAACACTTGAATATGGATGCCCATTATCATGCGTTTCTTGTAGAAGAAGAAGCACTAGGGGAAGCAGTAAAAGGTTTGAAAGCATTAGGTATTTCAGGATTTAATGTAACGACTCCACATAAAGTTGCAATTATGGAGTACTTGGATGAGGTTGCCCCGCTAGCAAAGCAAATCGGTGCGGTAAATACAGTAGTTCATCGAGATGGAAAATTGATTGGGTATAATACAGATGGAATTGGTTTTGTTCGTGCCCTGCAGTCAATTAGTGAAGATCCACTTCAAGAGAAACGTATTTTATTAATCGGTGCAGGTGGTGCTAGTCGAGCTATTTACTTCTCGCTTGCAGATGTAGGTGTGAAAGAAATTGATATTGCTAATCGTACGAGAGATAAGGCGAAAAATCTTATCGCTGGGTGCATGGCAAATGTTAATTCGCATGCTCTATCGTTAGAATGTGCAGCAGAAAATCAAGGGGAATATGATATTATCATCCAAACAACAACGATAGGTATGCATCCGCATGTTGAGTATACGCCGCTGGAAATTCGTTCGTTGAAACAAGGAACGATTGTTTCTGATATTATTTATAATCCATTTGAGACGAAAATTTTAGGGGATGCGAAAGAACAAGGTGCAATAATTCAAAATGGAATCGATATGTTCGTTTATCAAGGTGCACTTGCATTTGAAATGTGGACAGGATGTGTGCCGAATATTGATAGAATGAAACAATTAGTAATGAGAGAGCTTGGAGGCTAA
- the yhbY gene encoding ribosome assembly RNA-binding protein YhbY, with translation MLTGKQKRFLRAKAHHLTPIFQVGKGGVNENMVKQIGEALEVRELFKVSVLQNCEFDRSEVAEELAQGARAEIVQVIGSTIVLYKESRENKQIKLPR, from the coding sequence ATGTTAACAGGAAAACAAAAAAGATTTTTACGTGCAAAGGCACATCATTTAACACCGATTTTTCAAGTTGGAAAAGGTGGCGTGAATGAAAATATGGTGAAACAAATTGGAGAAGCATTAGAAGTTCGTGAACTATTTAAAGTGAGCGTATTACAAAACTGTGAATTTGATCGTAGTGAAGTTGCAGAAGAGCTTGCACAAGGTGCACGAGCTGAAATCGTTCAAGTAATCGGAAGCACAATTGTTTTATACAAAGAATCAAGAGAAAATAAGCAGATTAAGCTTCCTCGATAA
- a CDS encoding nicotinate-nucleotide adenylyltransferase, which translates to MRKIGIIGGTFDPPHNGHLLIANEVYHALGLEEVWFLPNQIPPHKQGRNITSVKSRLNMLQIAIEEEAYFSICLEELDREGPSYTYDTMVQLTEKYPDVQFHFIIGGDMVEYLSKWYNIEKLLKLVTFVGVARPGYTLHTPYDIVKVEIPEFAVSSSLLRERYMTKKTCKYLLPEKVQVYIERNGLYES; encoded by the coding sequence TTGAGAAAAATTGGCATTATTGGTGGCACGTTTGATCCGCCTCATAATGGGCATTTGTTAATTGCAAATGAAGTGTATCATGCTTTAGGGTTGGAAGAGGTATGGTTTTTGCCGAATCAGATTCCACCGCACAAGCAAGGACGTAACATTACGAGTGTGAAAAGTCGATTAAACATGCTGCAAATAGCGATTGAGGAAGAAGCATACTTTTCAATTTGTTTAGAAGAGCTAGACAGAGAAGGCCCATCTTATACGTACGACACTATGGTACAATTAACGGAGAAGTATCCGGATGTGCAGTTTCACTTTATTATTGGCGGAGACATGGTTGAGTATTTGTCAAAGTGGTATAACATTGAAAAGTTACTTAAGCTTGTGACTTTCGTTGGAGTTGCAAGACCAGGTTATACATTACATACGCCTTATGATATCGTAAAAGTGGAAATTCCGGAGTTTGCAGTTTCTTCTTCTCTGTTACGTGAGAGATATATGACGAAGAAAACGTGCAAATATTTACTCCCCGAAAAAGTACAGGTATATATCGAGAGGAATGGGTTGTATGAATCGTGA
- the yqeK gene encoding bis(5'-nucleosyl)-tetraphosphatase (symmetrical) YqeK, producing MNREEALSIVKQQMHEKRYIHTVGVMETAIELARLYGVDEKKAETAAIFHDYAKCRAIPEMEEIIKREALPKDLLHYNKELWHAPVGAYLVEKEVGITDPEILQAITYHTSGHEKMTMLDKVIYVADYIEPGRKFPGVEEARKLAYKDINQALLFALKRTIQFLMEKDQTIYPLTFQTYNAVIKEEINK from the coding sequence ATGAATCGTGAGGAAGCACTTAGTATTGTCAAACAACAAATGCATGAAAAGCGTTATATACACACGGTTGGTGTAATGGAAACAGCGATTGAACTTGCCCGATTATATGGTGTAGATGAAAAAAAGGCAGAGACGGCTGCTATATTTCACGATTATGCAAAATGTAGAGCGATTCCAGAAATGGAAGAGATTATTAAGAGAGAAGCTTTGCCGAAGGATCTACTGCACTATAACAAAGAGTTATGGCATGCACCTGTTGGGGCATACTTAGTAGAAAAAGAAGTAGGCATTACTGATCCTGAAATTCTACAAGCTATTACATATCATACAAGTGGTCATGAAAAAATGACAATGTTAGATAAAGTTATTTATGTAGCAGATTACATTGAACCAGGACGTAAGTTTCCTGGTGTGGAAGAAGCGAGGAAACTCGCATATAAAGATATAAATCAAGCTTTACTGTTTGCTTTAAAGCGAACAATTCAATTTTTAATGGAAAAAGATCAAACGATTTATCCATTAACATTCCAAACATACAATGCAGTTATCAAGGAGGAAATTAATAAATGA
- the rsfS gene encoding ribosome silencing factor produces MKDKELLVLAAKAADDKRAEDMVVLNMQGISPIADYFIICHGNSDKQVQAIAREIKAKAHEFEINVQRMEGFDEARWVLVDLGDVVAHVFHKDERNHYNLERLWGDVPREDIADELDQ; encoded by the coding sequence ATGAAAGATAAAGAGTTATTAGTATTAGCGGCAAAAGCAGCTGATGATAAGAGAGCAGAAGATATGGTTGTACTAAATATGCAAGGTATTTCACCGATTGCAGACTATTTTATTATTTGTCACGGAAATTCAGACAAGCAAGTACAAGCAATTGCACGTGAAATTAAAGCGAAGGCACATGAGTTCGAGATTAACGTACAACGTATGGAAGGCTTTGATGAAGCGCGTTGGGTTTTAGTAGACCTTGGTGATGTGGTTGCTCATGTATTCCATAAAGACGAGCGTAATCACTATAATTTAGAGCGTCTATGGGGCGATGTGCCGCGTGAAGATATTGCAGATGAGCTAGATCAATGA
- a CDS encoding class I SAM-dependent methyltransferase: MKYEQFALLYDELMNDVPYDKWVEFTEESLQQASMKEAKILDVACGTGNVTLPLVRKGYDLIGVDLSEEMLTVAQQKLGGEGYFIPFYQQDMRELDVPGEFDCVTIFCDSLNYVLQEDGVQETFRRVFHHLRQDGLFLFDVHSLYKIHHVFQNETYTVNGEEISLIWNCFPGEESDSVEHDLTFFVQDSEEDVYHRFDECHVQRAYSVEVLTKWLEEAGFTVLRVTGDFERIEVTEQTERIFFMAKKNG, encoded by the coding sequence ATGAAATACGAACAATTTGCTTTGCTGTATGACGAACTGATGAATGATGTCCCTTATGATAAATGGGTGGAATTCACAGAGGAAAGTTTGCAACAGGCATCTATGAAAGAGGCAAAAATTCTTGACGTAGCATGTGGAACTGGTAACGTAACACTTCCGCTTGTGCGAAAAGGTTATGATTTAATTGGTGTAGATCTTTCGGAAGAAATGTTAACTGTCGCACAGCAAAAATTGGGGGGAGAAGGTTATTTTATTCCTTTTTACCAACAAGACATGAGAGAACTCGATGTTCCTGGTGAATTTGATTGTGTGACAATCTTTTGTGACTCATTAAATTATGTATTGCAAGAAGATGGAGTGCAAGAGACATTTAGAAGAGTTTTCCACCATTTACGTCAGGATGGCTTGTTTTTATTTGATGTACACTCTTTATATAAAATACATCACGTATTTCAAAATGAAACATATACAGTGAACGGTGAAGAAATATCACTTATTTGGAACTGCTTCCCTGGAGAAGAATCAGATAGTGTGGAACATGATTTGACATTCTTTGTACAAGATTCAGAAGAAGATGTGTACCATCGTTTTGACGAATGTCACGTGCAGCGTGCATATTCGGTTGAAGTGTTAACGAAATGGCTTGAAGAAGCTGGGTTTACAGTGCTTCGCGTCACAGGTGACTTTGAACGAATTGAAGTGACAGAACAAACAGAGCGCATCTTTTTTATGGCGAAGAAGAATGGATAA
- the comER gene encoding late competence protein ComER → MNIGIIGTGNMGNILIDAFLETRAVKPSCLTIINRTPAKAYHIKEKYHSVHIAKTIDEVIERSHLIFICVKPIDIYPILQKHAEHFSDEKCLVSITSPISPSQLETLVPCHVARIIPSITNRALSGASLFTFGNNCSEEWQQKLLRLFKNISTPLVIEEDITRVSSDIASCGPAFFSYLLQCFINAAVDKTNITHEEATTLVSEMVIGMGKLLEKEIFTLPTLQEKVCVKGGVTGEGIRILEEHVGDMFHKLIERTHEKFDEDLKCVEQQFNKHT, encoded by the coding sequence TTGAACATAGGAATTATAGGGACAGGGAACATGGGGAATATACTAATCGATGCATTTTTAGAAACCCGTGCTGTCAAGCCTTCGTGCCTTACTATTATTAATCGGACGCCTGCCAAAGCATATCATATAAAGGAAAAATACCATTCTGTTCATATAGCCAAAACTATCGATGAGGTAATCGAACGATCACATCTTATTTTTATTTGCGTAAAACCGATAGATATATACCCCATCCTACAAAAACATGCTGAACATTTCTCTGATGAAAAGTGCTTAGTTTCTATCACAAGTCCAATATCTCCATCACAATTAGAGACACTTGTACCATGCCACGTCGCACGTATTATTCCGAGTATTACAAACCGCGCCTTATCTGGCGCATCACTATTTACATTTGGAAATAACTGCTCTGAAGAATGGCAACAAAAACTACTTCGTCTATTCAAAAACATTTCTACTCCCCTTGTTATAGAAGAAGATATAACGCGCGTTTCATCTGATATAGCAAGCTGCGGCCCTGCTTTTTTTAGTTATTTATTACAATGTTTCATTAACGCTGCTGTAGATAAAACAAATATTACACACGAAGAAGCCACTACTTTAGTAAGTGAAATGGTCATTGGAATGGGGAAATTACTTGAAAAAGAAATTTTCACATTACCTACTTTACAAGAAAAGGTATGCGTTAAAGGCGGTGTTACAGGAGAAGGTATTCGTATTTTAGAAGAGCACGTTGGGGATATGTTTCATAAATTAATCGAACGGACACATGAGAAATTTGATGAAGATTTAAAATGCGTTGAGCAGCAATTCAATAAACACACATAA
- a CDS encoding helix-hairpin-helix domain-containing protein, whose amino-acid sequence MMWDFRKKWLGLVVIIGTLIFLFFWKTNQQTEPSLITTEVQAKDVEKKSRPKALDTKEQKKIIIIDVKGAVFKEGVYEMKEGDRVKEAVEKAGGLLPDADMKKVNLAQMVQDQMLLYVPNKNEPMQEGATFSKSEGKVQINTASKEQLEKITGIGSRKAESILKYREEHGPFQKIEDLLEIDGIGAKSLEKIKDQIIIP is encoded by the coding sequence ATGATGTGGGATTTTCGGAAAAAATGGTTGGGATTAGTGGTTATTATTGGCACTTTGATTTTTCTTTTTTTCTGGAAAACGAATCAGCAAACAGAACCATCGCTCATTACAACGGAAGTTCAAGCGAAAGATGTGGAGAAAAAAAGTAGACCGAAAGCATTGGATACAAAGGAGCAGAAAAAAATAATTATAATTGATGTGAAAGGGGCGGTTTTTAAAGAGGGTGTGTATGAAATGAAGGAAGGGGACCGGGTGAAGGAGGCGGTTGAAAAAGCTGGAGGTTTGTTGCCGGATGCAGATATGAAAAAAGTGAATTTGGCGCAAATGGTCCAAGACCAAATGCTTCTTTATGTTCCTAACAAGAATGAGCCAATGCAAGAAGGGGCTACTTTTTCAAAAAGCGAGGGTAAAGTGCAAATAAATACAGCTTCTAAAGAGCAACTTGAAAAAATTACAGGCATTGGTTCTCGGAAGGCAGAAAGTATTTTGAAATACCGAGAAGAACATGGGCCGTTTCAGAAAATAGAAGATTTATTGGAGATTGATGGGATTGGTGCGAAGTCACTTGAAAAAATAAAAGATCAAATAATTATTCCATAA
- a CDS encoding ComE operon protein 2 — MERISWDQYFMTQSHLLSLRSTCTRLAVGATIVRDKRIIAGGYNGSIKGGVHCIDDGCYVIDNHCVRTIHAEMNALLQCAKFGAKTEEAEIYVTHFPCLQCCKAIIQSGVTAVYYAQDYKNHPYAVELFEQASVTVKHVPLEYDITSLEEQERHLQLKELFAALEKDNLSMEELQRVFTKAKMML, encoded by the coding sequence ATGGAACGAATTTCATGGGATCAATATTTTATGACACAAAGCCATCTGTTATCATTGCGTAGTACATGTACAAGACTTGCAGTAGGAGCGACAATCGTTCGTGATAAACGAATTATTGCTGGTGGATATAACGGTTCAATTAAAGGTGGTGTACATTGTATAGACGATGGTTGCTATGTCATTGATAATCATTGCGTTCGTACAATTCATGCGGAAATGAATGCTTTATTGCAATGTGCGAAGTTTGGTGCAAAAACAGAGGAAGCGGAAATTTATGTCACACATTTTCCTTGTTTGCAGTGCTGTAAGGCGATTATTCAAAGTGGTGTTACAGCAGTTTATTATGCACAGGATTATAAAAATCATCCGTATGCCGTAGAGTTATTTGAACAAGCGAGTGTAACAGTGAAGCACGTTCCGCTAGAATATGATATTACATCGCTAGAGGAACAAGAGCGTCATTTGCAGCTAAAGGAATTATTCGCAGCTTTAGAAAAAGATAATTTATCAATGGAAGAATTACAGCGTGTATTCACTAAAGCGAAAATGATGCTATAA